The nucleotide window CCACAGCCCCTTGGCCCTGTGcttccccagccccctgccatcCCCACAGCCCCTTGGCCCTGTGCTTCCCCGGCCCCCTGCCtttgcagccccagcctggggtAAGGCTGCTGCCCCGCAGCTCTGTGTTTATTAAGAGGCCACAGTGCTGCAGCCGAGGGTCCTGTTGAAAACGGGTCGGTCGAGGAAGAGCAAGAAAGGGACGGGAGGTGCCccctccagctccagcaccGTGATGTTGTTGGGCTGACCAACATGCAGCACTGAGCCAGGCACAAAGAGGGTCTGCTGGGGCCCGCGGCAGGGCCAGTACCGGCCCAGGTTGAAGCCATTTATCCACAGCTGGCCCTGGAAGGTGGAGACAGGTCTGAGCTGTGCCCCTCTCCACCCTCACCCTCCCTCCCAGCCATACAGCGCCTTACCTTGTTCCAACCCGGGAGCTTCACAAAGGTGTCCCAGGCAATGCCAGGGGTCTCAAAGGTTCCAGTGTAGAAGgctggccctgctctgcccctgctgcTTGATTTTGGCAGGGCAGCATGGGGCCAGCCCTGCCGGACCGCAGTGTCTATGGCCAGAGGGTAGATCTGCCACTTGCTGAGAGGGCTGGAGTCCAAGGAGACATTGCCCAGCAAGCCCTGAGATGGAGCAGGAGGGAAAATGAGGCAACAGGGTCTGCCATGGGCAAGAGGATGCTTGCCTTCCCTGGGCATATACCCTTCACAGTGGTGAAGATGAGATGGGATCTCCCAGATGGGTTGCACATccctggctgccagggcagcagaacTAGGACACAAAGGTGCCCACCTTGTGGCCTTATCCTGGTTTGGTTGAGTTTGCCAGGACcaggggaggggatggagtgACAATAACCAGAGAGTGGGTCTGGGGTGGCCCAGCCATGACTGGGGTCCTTTGTGGGTGGCAGgagaggggttttttgcccATGCTAGTGTCCCAGGCATCCAGAGCCCCAGGGCCCCCTGCCCTCACCTTGAAGTCACTGATGTTGGCCCCGAAGCTGATCCTGCCCATGTTCTCCAGAAGTAAATCCAGGGTGTCCCCTGCGCTGCCTGTCACATGCAGTGTTGTCTGTCCGTCCCGCTCCAGCGTGCCCTGGTactcctgcagccacagagtccctgctgctgctgctgccccaggccCACATCCCACTGCCCCCGGCACTGCCCACAGCCTGCCAGCATTGcatcctgctgcctgctctcccatagccagcccagggctgccctcTGCCCAGTTTGGGACAGGGGGCTACCTCACAAGGGCTCAGTGTGGCTCTTGGGACCCTGTCTGTCCCACAGAAGCTCGGCCAGGCCCGGGTGTGTTCCCCCAGGCTCACCTTCTGCAGCATGACGTAGCCGCGGTCgcagaggctgtggggaggagtGCTCAGCATGGCTGGCTCCGGGACATCCCGGGGCAGCTGTGTGCGGTACACCATGAAGCCCTGAGTCTGCAGTACatagcagagcagcacagaaggGGAAATGAGGTTGGGACACAAGCCCAGCTCCACCACCCCACAGCCAGGTTAGGGTAGACAAGCCTAGGAGCATCTCCCCCAGGATCCCCCATTGCACCCTCACCTGTTTTATGGCCTCAAAGGTGAGGGGGAACTGGCTCAGGATGGGCCCGGACGGGCACAGCACATCCAAGACGTCCAGGAGGTCGGCATACTGCAAAGTGAACAGGATGGGTGCTGGGTGGtcgggctgtgccaggctggagcagcccagccccaggcaggcacTCACCTTGTGCAGGGCCACCCGGCCATAGGCATATTTGGGGGTAGCAGGTGGCATTGGACCAACTGGCACGGGCTGGAACTAAACATCAAACTGTCAGCTGCCCCCCAGAGTGGGCAGGGACATGTTCTCTGccctgccaggtccctctgtgtcccctcttctctggcacaggcagcagttcCCAGTGctgtccccctcctcctgccaggCTCAGCACCTTGCTGATGACCGTGCGGATGGCAAACAGCTTCTCAGTGGCGTCTCCTGCCTCTGAGAGGGGAGCATCATAGTCATAGCTGGTGGTCACTGGTTGGTACTGGTCCTTGAAGTCAGCACCTGGACAGGAAAACAGTAGGACCTGGAGGAAGGTGCtctggcagagcccagagcacagaccccagccccaggctggctgCAAGGCAATGCCAGGGTAGTGAGGCATGACCCAGAACTGGGAGCCTCTGCCTGAGGACAGAAGGAGTCCCCAGAAGCCCTAAGATATGGGTAAGCTTGCCCCAGCACAGAAGGGGAGTCTGAAGCAGGCTCCTTGGGGATGGCTGaggaaagcccccagccccgctccccAGGACAGGGTCCTACTCACCGCTCCAGTAGGCGAAGTTTGTTCCCCCATGGAACATGTACCTATGGGATACCCCAGAGAGGCCTGTCAGCACCCCAGAGACCTGGTGGGGGGCCACTGCATGCTGTCCCTGCTTCATTggcagtcccagctctgcctgcagccccctgcccaagCCCTGAGGGACAGAGGTGAGTGGTGATGCCCACTCTGAtgctggcagaggggagggCATCACCCCCCAGGCTGTGCCCTCTCCCACAGCCGACTACTTGCATGTTGACACTggctcccagctgcagcatctcctccaGCCCCCGGGCCACCTGTGCCGAGCTGATGCTGGCATGTGCACCCCCCCAGTAGTCCAGCCAGCCCGTGTAGTACTCAGAGTTCACCTGGAGGAGAGAGGGACTGTGAcctgcccagagctgcagcGCTTGGCTTTGCCCCACTAAGTCCCTCTGCCTCCCCAAAGCCATCCTGCTCCCAGCGCCCACACTAAGCTCACCAGGGGCCCCTTCGGCTCAGCCTGGCGCTGGGCACCAAACGCCTCTGTCACATTGGAGCCTGCAGaggtggagggagggaggttgGAGCAGGACAGAGCAGGGACCCCAATCCCTTCTcattctcctcctcccccacaGGGGTACCTGGCCCGAAGTCCACAGTGGCGTAGAGGCCGTGTAGCGTGCCGCAGCGCAGCTCCTCAGCCCGCGCGCTGTCGGTAGTGAAGAGCAGCACCTCGCTCCCCAGCAGCGCCCGGAAGGAGCCCAGCAAGTGCCGCAGGTACCCATAGTCACAGGCGTAGTAGCTCCCGTATTCATTCTCCAcctgggagcagggcaggggctggcaccCAGCACACACATGGCAAGGCTGTAGCCAGGTCCTGTGGCCCACTAGGACAAGCACCcagctctccctttctctcctgaCATTGTCAGATGTCATGACAGTCCCCAGATGGGTCCTGAGAATgaccttccagccccaccagaCTCCTCAGCTCTGTCAGTGTCCCTTAAACCACTGCTCCTGTGGTGGTGGGTACCCCAGAGTCCCAGCCCTTAGATGTAAACCCAGCTCCAAAGGTCTGGAGGGGTTTATCAAAGAGCTGTGCTGGATGAGGCCATTGTGTAGAGGCTTTTTGTAGCACATCCAAAGATGACCCGGAGCAGGGCAGCGGTCCAGGTCCAACAACACCCTACCTGCACACTGATGATGTTCCCTCCATTCTGGTACAGCCGTGGCTTGATCTTGGGTAGCAGGACGTGGAGCCAGGAGTCCACGGCTGCCAGGTAGGCTGGGGGGATtgagggcagctcagcctggcagcagcatccATCCCAGCCCacccacagccagccctgccaggaggAGGATGGAATAGGCAGGCCAGACCCAAAAGCAATAGGGAGGTGGAAGTGGAGCATGAAATATGGGGCTCCCAGAAGGTGGAGGATAGGAGAGACCCTGGACACAGGACTGGGTAGGAGCATGGAGAGAGACCAGTGTGCCAGACCTGGCACCAGGATGTAAGGACGTGGTGGCCAGAGCCCCATGCTGAGGCTCACCAGGGTCAGAGGAACGCAGGACAATGTCTGGTTTccacagcagccaggcaggcagGCCACCCTGGAGAAACACAGACAgcggggagggaggcagagaaatcgctcagcagcctgggctggcacACGGCCGAAACCCTGCCATGCCCTTCTCAGACAACCTGTCACCCCTCTGCGCcaggctgaggggctggggctcaCCATCTCCCACTCTGCACAGATGTAGGGCCCCGGCCGCAGGATCACCAGAAGCCCCAGCTCAGCCGTCAGGTCCAGGAAGGCTTCTATGTCCCGGTCCCCGGCAAAGTCATAAACCCCCGGCAGCGGCTCATGGTAGTTCCAGGGGACATAGCTGGTGTGAGAGGGGAGATCAGCATGTGGGGCATAAGGGCACCCTGGCACGACGGGGAACCATTCCACAGGCTAGTCCCTCTCCTCCTGGGAACTGgcctcagcctgtgctggggatggCAGCAGGGCCTGGACTGGGACTAGCCCAGTCACACTCACGTCTGGCAGAGGCACCCTGGGGATCCCAGTGCAAGGGCTGGCCCCTGCTCACTGTGTTTAGACAGCACCCTGGCCCCTGGCCCCACTCCCAGGACCCCCGAGGGCCATCGCTTACAGCTGCAGGGCGCTGAGGCCGCTGAGGTACACGCTGCGGAGCCGGTGCCTCCAGGCAGGCCGCGGGACCCGCGCGTAGTGGACGCTGCCCGAGATGTAGCGGAACGGGGCCCCGTCCTTGCGGAAGCAGCCCTGCTCGTAATCCACCTGGAAGGAGCGCGTCGGCGGGGAGGCCTGCGGGACACAGCACTGCTAGGGGACCGCACACCCGCCCCAAGCCCCACCGCTCCCTCCCGCACTCCCGGGACGGGGACGGCGGGGGCTGGCTCCTCCCCACTGGGGAGAAGGGGTGCAGGGACCATGCCGTCCCagaagagcaggagcagggagacaGAAGCAGGGAGGCCATGTGCATTGCGTGATGGACCTGCCCCCGCGCTAATCAAACACCCCGCGGCTGAGCATGTTGCGGGACGGGTGCtgggagggcaggcagggagctgggagcgCATGCGGGACGTTGGGGCGGGACGTggctgcagaagaagggagccaTATCAGGGAGagcagggatggggggaggAGAGCAAGGCAGATCCCGGAGCCGTCCCACCGTATCCTTCGCAACTCAGCCCCGCGCGCCTCTCCCAGGCTTTCCGCCCACGTCTGCGAACCTGCGTGTGCAGAAGCCCGGCCGCCAGCAGCATGCTGAGAGCCGGCAGCCTCATCCTCGCCGAGCGCTCGGGGGTTGGGGGGCGAAAGGGGACGTGGACTTCGCTATCACATGATCCTTCCCGGCCAGCGCCGAGCGCGTCCTCCGGGTTCTCCGCGCACAGCAGCCGCAGCGGCAGCACGGCTTGGGGGAAacgggggagaggggctgagcgGCTCTGTCCTCCGCGCTGGAGACAGCCACGCGCCGCCCCCGCACAGCCCACCCGCCACACCGCCGCCCGGACCGGCTCCGCACAGCGGGCACATCCCCGGTAACACACGTGGAAGGACAAGCAGCCTCATAAAAAGTATCACCACCAGACAAAAAGCCCTGGAGGGAGCTCAACAAGGGGGATGAGCCCCGGTAGAAGGGATGCTGGAGCTGCCTGCGGGAAAGGAAAGCGAGGGCCAGAGCCTGGTGACAGAGCCGGTGACTGACAGAGCCGGTGACAGGGATGCCGGGAAGGTGCCGCAGGGCAGGGCGCGGCGCGATGCCCTTGGGAACGAGCCCTGCAGGGGTGACTTCGGCACCTCTGTCACCCGAACCACCGGCCGGGCCGCCGGAGCTCGTCTCACCGGACCCAGCTCCGGCGGGCTGCGGGGCACGTACTGCGCCGGTGACaccgcgccgccccgcgccgccccgcccggcGCGTGACGTGGCGGGTGACGCGGCGCGTGACGCGCGGCGGCGGGCGATGACGCGGGTGGGCGATGGGGCAGGCGCTGTGCGTCTGCTCGCGCGGCACCGTCAGCCTGGGGGGAGCGCGGTACCTGCTGCTGCACCGCCTGGCAGAGGGGTCCGGCACCGGGGCGGCGATCGGGCGCGGAGCGGGGGGCATGCTCGGGCGATGCGGAGGGGCTTGTGCGGCGGGGGAGTGCGCGGTCACGGGCAGAAGGGGTGCTTGGGCGTTGGGGGTGCTCGCGCATGGGGAGTATTGGGGCATGGGGGGGACGTTCAGCACGGAACGGTGCTCGGGCACAGTGGGTGCTTGTGCGTCGGGGCATACTCGGGCGTGGGGAATGTTCGGGCACGAGGGGATGCTTGGGAGTGGAGGTGAtgctcgggggggggggggggatgatGCTCAGGTACAGGGGATGTTCAGGCTCCGGGGAAGGCTCGAGCATGGGGGAGTGCTCGGGCATGAGGAGTACTTGTGCATGAGGGGATTTTCAGGCATGGGATGATGCTCGGGCATGGGGGGATGCTTGGGCATGGAGTGATGCTCAGGTATAGGGGTGCTCAGGTCTGATGGATTCTTAGGCATGGGAGGTGCTTATGCATGAAAGGAGATACTTGGACATAGGGAGATGCTTTGGCATAGTGGATGCTTTTTGCATGGGGGAATGCTCAGACATGGGGGTGATGGCTCAAGTATAGGGGATGTTCAGGCACAGAGGGATGCTCAGGTATGGGAGTGGTGCTCAGATATAGAGGGGGAATACTTGGGGGGATGTGTGATGCCCAGGTGTGGTGGGGAGATGCTTGAGGACAAGCAATTGAGGCTGGGCACAGGGGCAGTGGTGTGACATCCAGCCCATACCGTGCTTGTCTCCTTGCAGGGGCTTCAGCTATGTGGACCTGGTGGAGGGGCTGCGGGATGGGCGCTTCTATGCCCTGAAGCGCATCCTGTGCCATGACAAGGAGGATCGC belongs to Colius striatus isolate bColStr4 chromosome 11, bColStr4.1.hap1, whole genome shotgun sequence and includes:
- the GLB1L gene encoding beta-galactosidase-1-like protein isoform X2, encoding MRLLVLPPVLPLRLLCAENPEDALGAGREGSCDSEVHVPFRPPTPERSARMRLPALSMLLAAGLLHTQASPPTRSFQVDYEQGCFRKDGAPFRYISGSVHYARVPRPAWRHRLRSVYLSGLSALQLYVPWNYHEPLPGVYDFAGDRDIEAFLDLTAELGLLVILRPGPYICAEWEMGGLPAWLLWKPDIVLRSSDPAYLAAVDSWLHVLLPKIKPRLYQNGGNIISVQVENEYGSYYACDYGYLRHLLGSFRALLGSEVLLFTTDSARAEELRCGTLHGLYATVDFGPGSNVTEAFGAQRQAEPKGPLVNSEYYTGWLDYWGGAHASISSAQVARGLEEMLQLGASVNMYMFHGGTNFAYWSGADFKDQYQPVTTSYDYDAPLSEAGDATEKLFAIRTVISKFQPVPVGPMPPATPKYAYGRVALHKYADLLDVLDVLCPSGPILSQFPLTFEAIKQLPRDVPEPAMLSTPPHSLCDRGYVMLQKEYQGTLERDGQTTLHVTGSAGDTLDLLLENMGRISFGANISDFKGLLGNVSLDSSPLSKWQIYPLAIDTAVRQGWPHAALPKSSSRGRAGPAFYTGTFETPGIAWDTFVKLPGWNKGQLWINGFNLGRYWPCRGPQQTLFVPGSVLHVGQPNNITVLELEGAPPVPFLLFLDRPVFNRTLGCSTVAS
- the GLB1L gene encoding beta-galactosidase-1-like protein isoform X1; the protein is MRLLVLPPVLPLRLLCAENPEDALGAGREGSCDSEVHVPFRPPTPERSARMRLPALSMLLAAGLLHTQASPPTRSFQVDYEQGCFRKDGAPFRYISGSVHYARVPRPAWRHRLRSVYLSGLSALQLYVPWNYHEPLPGVYDFAGDRDIEAFLDLTAELGLLVILRPGPYICAEWEMGGLPAWLLWKPDIVLRSSDPAYLAAVDSWLHVLLPKIKPRLYQNGGNIISVQVENEYGSYYACDYGYLRHLLGSFRALLGSEVLLFTTDSARAEELRCGTLHGLYATVDFGPGSNVTEAFGAQRQAEPKGPLVNSEYYTGWLDYWGGAHASISSAQVARGLEEMLQLGASVNMYMFHGGTNFAYWSGADFKDQYQPVTTSYDYDAPLSEAGDATEKLFAIRTVISKFQPVPVGPMPPATPKYAYGRVALHKYADLLDVLDVLCPSGPILSQFPLTFEAIKQTQGFMVYRTQLPRDVPEPAMLSTPPHSLCDRGYVMLQKEYQGTLERDGQTTLHVTGSAGDTLDLLLENMGRISFGANISDFKGLLGNVSLDSSPLSKWQIYPLAIDTAVRQGWPHAALPKSSSRGRAGPAFYTGTFETPGIAWDTFVKLPGWNKGQLWINGFNLGRYWPCRGPQQTLFVPGSVLHVGQPNNITVLELEGAPPVPFLLFLDRPVFNRTLGCSTVAS